One window of Microcoleus vaginatus PCC 9802 genomic DNA carries:
- a CDS encoding ABC transporter ATP-binding protein codes for MTIFTLRSIKKDFGIKELLTDASFSLDEGDKVGLIGTNGSGKSTLLKMIAGMESIDSGDRWVNPGSTIVYLPQQPDLDENHTVLEQVFADSGEQMALVREYEEISDQLSHGKGDTDKLMARLSAVSERIDEVDAWDLETKAKLILTQLGIEDFDAKIADLSGGYRKRIALATALLSEPDVLLMDEPTNHLDALSVEWLQNYLNGYRGALLLITHDRYFLDRVTNRILEIDRGDLYNYAGNYAYYLEKKALAEESAASTVRKHAGVLRRELEWLKRGPKARSTKQKARIDRIKDMRAQEFKTANGKVEIATAGRRIGKKVIELLNICKAYGDRTLIKDFTYNFTPEDRIGIIGSNGAGKSTLMDIITGRIQPDSGTVEIGTTIHIGYFDQHSEDLTPNEDQRVIEYLKSVAELVQTADGEIITASQMLEKFLFPPNQQYAPINKLSGGEKRRLFLLKVLMSAPNVLILDEPTNDLDVQTLAVLEDYLEDFNGCVIVVSHDRYFLDRTIDMVFALEPGGNLRLYPGNYSVYLDYKKAEEAKEIKGQKEKEKITRTAESNNSKSPTSTQKSTKVSFNEKREYEQLESQIPQMEAEKQEIEKRLSNNAPSGFAEVKKLSDRLAQLTQQIDRATERWLELAERVG; via the coding sequence ATGACTATTTTTACTCTACGATCGATCAAAAAAGACTTCGGCATCAAGGAACTCTTGACAGATGCCAGTTTCAGCCTGGATGAAGGCGATAAAGTCGGACTCATCGGCACCAACGGTTCCGGCAAATCAACGCTGCTGAAAATGATTGCGGGTATGGAGTCGATCGACTCTGGCGATCGCTGGGTCAATCCAGGGTCTACAATTGTCTATCTCCCCCAACAGCCGGATTTAGACGAAAATCACACTGTCTTAGAGCAAGTATTTGCCGACAGTGGCGAACAAATGGCTTTAGTGCGCGAATACGAGGAAATTTCCGATCAATTGTCCCACGGCAAAGGCGATACAGACAAGTTGATGGCGCGTCTGTCTGCAGTGTCTGAACGCATTGATGAGGTGGATGCGTGGGATTTGGAAACCAAGGCGAAATTGATTTTGACTCAGTTGGGGATTGAGGATTTTGATGCGAAAATTGCCGATTTGTCCGGCGGCTACCGCAAGCGAATTGCCTTAGCAACGGCATTGTTGTCCGAGCCCGATGTGTTGCTGATGGATGAACCGACAAACCACTTGGATGCGCTGTCTGTAGAGTGGTTGCAGAACTATTTGAACGGCTATCGCGGTGCTTTGCTGCTGATTACCCACGATCGCTATTTTCTCGATCGCGTTACCAATCGGATTCTGGAGATCGATCGCGGCGACCTTTACAATTATGCTGGCAATTACGCTTATTACTTGGAGAAAAAAGCCTTAGCTGAAGAATCCGCCGCCAGCACTGTTCGCAAACACGCGGGTGTATTGCGGCGCGAATTGGAATGGCTCAAACGCGGGCCGAAAGCGCGGAGTACCAAGCAAAAAGCTCGGATCGATCGCATTAAAGATATGCGAGCCCAGGAGTTCAAAACAGCCAACGGCAAAGTCGAAATTGCCACAGCGGGCCGCCGAATTGGTAAGAAGGTGATTGAGTTATTGAATATCTGTAAAGCTTATGGCGATCGCACTTTAATTAAAGATTTTACCTACAATTTCACACCCGAAGACCGGATTGGAATTATTGGTAGCAACGGTGCGGGAAAATCGACGCTGATGGATATCATTACCGGACGCATTCAGCCGGATTCGGGTACGGTCGAAATTGGCACAACCATTCATATCGGTTATTTTGACCAGCATTCAGAGGATTTGACGCCGAACGAAGACCAACGAGTTATTGAATACTTGAAAAGTGTCGCGGAATTGGTGCAAACGGCGGATGGGGAAATCATTACCGCTTCTCAAATGTTGGAAAAGTTTCTGTTTCCACCGAACCAACAGTATGCACCGATTAACAAACTTTCTGGCGGGGAAAAGCGCCGGTTATTTCTGTTGAAAGTGCTGATGAGTGCGCCGAACGTGCTGATTTTGGACGAACCGACAAACGACTTAGACGTGCAGACTTTGGCGGTTTTGGAGGATTATCTCGAAGATTTTAACGGCTGCGTGATTGTGGTGTCCCACGATCGCTATTTTCTCGATCGCACGATCGACATGGTTTTCGCCCTAGAACCGGGCGGCAATTTGCGTTTGTATCCCGGCAATTATTCGGTGTATTTAGACTACAAGAAAGCCGAAGAAGCCAAAGAAATCAAAGGGCAAAAAGAAAAAGAAAAAATTACACGCACCGCTGAATCTAATAATTCTAAAAGCCCAACTTCTACTCAAAAATCTACCAAAGTTTCCTTTAATGAGAAGCGGGAATACGAACAATTAGAAAGTCAAATTCCACAGATGGAAGCTGAGAAACAAGAGATTGAAAAGAGGTTGTCTAACAATGCTCCCAGCGGGTTTGCCGAGGTGAAGAAGTTATCGGATCGTTTGGCTCAGTTGACGCAGCAGATCGATCGCGCGACTGAGCGCTGGTTGGAACTGGCGGAACGGGTGGGTTAA
- a CDS encoding IS701 family transposase has translation MKETTPSAMPPCFDRWCRRFDDVFSHQAQKTGFKHYLGGLLGESERKNLTQMSRDCIGVTYNRLHHFLTEAPWNAQQVNQRRLQVMQQCRQTHISRGFTLIIDDSGHRKSGNLTAGVGRQYIGEIGKTDNGVVVVTTHLYDGVKSLPLDVELYQHAHSLPQGKENPEFIKKPDIAIKLIDKCLERKERPAVVLIDAGYGNNSRFLQELEKRKLTYVGGLAKNRKVVCQIEPERQPEELKLSELAKRLPAEALSAITLNREKPRTVWVATITVEFSTMSGPKTVAIVMNAPTCSTATEVDYLVTNAASERATASWIVTTYSQRNWVEVFYREAKGWLGLKEYQIRGKRSLYRHLILVFCAYTFIIWHQLTGGLRRQWANQPLTTFTEALSAFRTAISYRFFGWLQENRDLFTLYKASLGFVWA, from the coding sequence ATGAAAGAAACAACTCCTAGCGCCATGCCACCATGCTTCGATCGATGGTGTCGTCGTTTTGACGATGTTTTTAGCCATCAAGCCCAAAAAACAGGGTTTAAGCACTATTTAGGGGGATTATTGGGAGAAAGTGAGCGAAAAAACCTGACTCAGATGTCAAGAGACTGTATAGGAGTTACATACAACCGATTGCATCATTTTTTGACAGAAGCTCCTTGGAATGCCCAGCAAGTTAACCAACGACGGTTGCAGGTGATGCAGCAGTGTAGGCAGACTCATATCAGCAGAGGGTTTACTCTGATAATAGATGATTCCGGTCACAGAAAAAGTGGCAATTTAACAGCAGGAGTTGGTCGGCAATATATTGGAGAAATCGGAAAAACAGATAATGGTGTAGTAGTGGTAACTACACACTTATATGATGGAGTGAAAAGCCTACCACTTGATGTTGAATTATATCAACACGCTCATTCGTTACCTCAAGGAAAAGAAAATCCAGAATTTATTAAAAAACCCGATATAGCCATCAAACTAATTGACAAATGCTTAGAAAGGAAAGAGCGACCAGCAGTAGTTTTAATCGATGCAGGCTATGGGAATAATAGTAGATTTTTGCAGGAGTTAGAGAAAAGGAAGTTAACCTATGTAGGAGGATTAGCCAAAAATCGAAAAGTAGTCTGTCAAATAGAACCCGAGCGACAACCCGAAGAACTCAAACTCTCAGAATTAGCAAAACGTTTACCAGCAGAGGCTTTAAGTGCTATTACACTAAATCGGGAAAAGCCCAGAACTGTGTGGGTAGCAACTATCACAGTAGAATTCTCAACCATGTCCGGGCCAAAAACAGTCGCTATCGTCATGAATGCTCCGACTTGTTCTACCGCCACAGAAGTTGATTATTTAGTGACTAACGCTGCCAGTGAGCGGGCAACAGCATCATGGATAGTAACAACTTACTCCCAACGTAATTGGGTAGAAGTGTTTTACCGTGAAGCTAAAGGATGGCTAGGGTTAAAAGAATATCAAATCCGAGGAAAGAGAAGCCTTTATCGACATTTAATATTAGTATTTTGTGCTTATACTTTTATCATTTGGCATCAGTTAACAGGAGGATTGCGTCGGCAGTGGGCTAACCAACCTTTAACAACATTTACTGAAGCTTTGTCAGCTTTTAGAACAGCTATATCTTACAGGTTTTTTGGCTGGTTGCAAGAAAACAGGGACCTATTTACTTTATATAAAGCCAGTTTGGGCTTTGTTTGGGCTTAA
- a CDS encoding 5-formyltetrahydrofolate cyclo-ligase, which produces MKTDWTGYNDDKDKLRAEIWSLLKQQAASIGDPLGHIPNFVGTQLAAERLANLPIWQQAKTIKCNPDSPQIPVRMRALQDGKRLYMAVPRLTDDRCFVELTAEDLQRQNISIAESAIARKALTCGKLVSFAEMEPIDLVIVGCVAAGPGGGRTGKGAGFADLELAMLKKFGLVQIDTPIVTTVHPLQIVADSRLPMQAHDWALNWIVTAEDVIETNTSYPRPIGLNWDCIRPEQLEQIPILRKLRAQD; this is translated from the coding sequence ATGAAAACTGATTGGACTGGATATAACGACGACAAAGACAAGTTAAGAGCTGAAATTTGGTCTTTGCTGAAGCAGCAAGCCGCATCTATTGGCGATCCGTTGGGTCATATCCCCAACTTTGTCGGTACTCAGTTGGCTGCCGAAAGATTGGCAAATTTACCAATATGGCAACAAGCAAAAACGATTAAGTGCAATCCAGATTCGCCACAAATTCCGGTGCGGATGCGAGCTTTGCAAGATGGAAAACGCCTGTATATGGCAGTACCGCGATTGACAGACGATCGCTGTTTTGTAGAGTTAACTGCTGAAGATTTGCAGCGGCAAAATATATCTATTGCCGAAAGTGCGATCGCCCGCAAAGCACTGACTTGCGGAAAACTGGTAAGTTTTGCAGAAATGGAGCCGATTGATTTAGTAATAGTCGGCTGCGTAGCAGCAGGGCCGGGCGGTGGAAGAACCGGGAAAGGTGCAGGTTTTGCCGATTTGGAATTGGCTATGTTGAAAAAATTCGGGTTAGTACAAATCGATACGCCAATTGTCACAACAGTGCATCCTTTGCAAATAGTCGCCGATTCGCGTTTACCAATGCAGGCTCACGATTGGGCGCTGAATTGGATTGTTACTGCTGAGGATGTAATTGAGACTAATACAAGTTATCCGCGTCCAATTGGGTTAAACTGGGACTGTATACGGCCGGAACAGTTGGAACAAATTCCGATTTTGCGAAAGTTGAGAGCGCAAGACTAG
- a CDS encoding TIR domain-containing protein, with protein MLKSKRDRGRILTASGLKKLNEALQEWSDRNNIRGTLTEIEAESGVGADTVSKIKQGREGADLSKIRQLFAAFEMTLAASDHRSAKLEEPENLDELDNLPPAEDTATSSRIVKIFVSYRSADPDRELGKELETALSAIGHTVFTAENNIRLGDNWFDRINLFLQECDYLLILLPPTGNQSELLTYQVQQAKELQDSRPDRKPIILPIRVGFPLNAPLNHDLRGYLYRIKQREWKTTADTPIIIEEVVNLLAEKPAPVTEQTEDLTQKQLLEISSDEIPLPAAEPELPGGQVDVASQFYVERPPIEEHCYQTIVQPSALIRIKAPRQMGKTSLMARILHHGARQGYCTVPLTFQLVDKGVFANLDKFLKWFCAYVGRELHLANQLDDYWDEIFGSKVNCKDYFEKYILPQIDSPLILGLDEIDRVFQYPDIAEDFLGLLRAWHEESKRRDIWKKLRLIVVHSTEVYIPMNINQSPFNVGLPVDLPEFNHQQIQDLAARHQLNWSEAKVEELMALVGGHPYLVRVALYHISRSGLTLDELKETAIADAGIYSDHLRRQLWNLEEYPELAQGMREIAQAENPVQLKPMQAFKLESLGLVKLQGNECVPRCELYRQYFRSHLSAIV; from the coding sequence GTGCTCAAGTCAAAACGCGATCGCGGTCGCATTCTCACTGCCTCTGGCTTAAAGAAACTTAACGAGGCGCTCCAAGAATGGTCTGACCGAAATAACATTAGAGGTACTCTGACTGAAATCGAGGCTGAGTCTGGCGTTGGTGCCGATACAGTCAGCAAAATTAAGCAGGGTAGAGAAGGTGCGGATTTGAGTAAAATTCGACAGTTGTTCGCGGCTTTTGAAATGACTCTGGCTGCTAGCGACCATCGATCGGCTAAACTTGAGGAACCGGAAAATTTAGACGAGCTGGACAATTTGCCACCAGCGGAAGATACAGCCACCAGCAGCAGAATTGTTAAAATATTTGTCAGTTATCGCAGCGCCGATCCCGATCGCGAATTGGGAAAAGAGTTAGAAACGGCCTTAAGCGCGATCGGTCATACAGTTTTCACAGCAGAAAATAACATTAGATTGGGAGATAATTGGTTCGATCGCATTAATTTATTCCTTCAAGAATGCGATTATTTGCTGATACTTTTGCCGCCAACGGGAAACCAAAGCGAACTACTAACATATCAAGTTCAGCAAGCAAAAGAACTGCAAGACTCCCGCCCTGACAGAAAACCCATAATTCTCCCTATCCGCGTCGGCTTTCCCCTGAACGCGCCTCTCAATCACGACTTGCGGGGCTATCTGTACCGCATCAAACAGAGGGAATGGAAAACCACCGCCGACACTCCAATTATTATCGAAGAAGTTGTGAATTTGCTAGCAGAAAAACCCGCACCAGTCACAGAACAAACGGAAGATTTAACGCAAAAACAGCTATTAGAAATTAGCAGCGACGAAATACCTCTACCCGCCGCCGAACCGGAATTACCGGGAGGACAAGTGGATGTCGCTTCTCAATTTTATGTAGAACGCCCGCCCATCGAAGAACACTGCTATCAAACTATTGTGCAGCCCAGCGCGTTAATTAGAATCAAAGCACCGAGACAAATGGGCAAAACTTCCTTGATGGCAAGAATTTTGCATCACGGCGCCCGTCAAGGTTATTGCACCGTGCCGCTAACTTTTCAGTTAGTAGATAAAGGCGTCTTTGCCAACTTAGATAAATTCTTAAAATGGTTTTGCGCTTACGTCGGCCGCGAGTTGCACTTAGCCAATCAATTAGACGATTATTGGGACGAGATTTTTGGCAGCAAAGTCAACTGCAAAGATTACTTTGAAAAATACATTTTACCGCAAATCGACAGTCCTTTAATTTTAGGATTAGACGAGATCGATCGCGTTTTCCAATATCCCGACATTGCCGAAGACTTTTTAGGACTGCTGCGGGCGTGGCACGAAGAATCGAAGCGGCGCGATATCTGGAAAAAACTGCGATTAATTGTAGTTCACTCCACCGAAGTTTACATCCCAATGAACATCAATCAATCGCCTTTCAACGTCGGGCTGCCAGTAGATTTGCCAGAATTCAACCATCAGCAAATACAAGATTTAGCAGCGCGCCACCAGTTGAATTGGTCGGAGGCGAAAGTTGAGGAATTGATGGCCCTTGTCGGGGGACATCCGTATTTAGTGCGAGTTGCATTATATCACATTTCGCGATCGGGTTTGACACTCGATGAATTAAAAGAAACTGCGATCGCAGATGCGGGAATTTACAGCGACCATTTGCGCCGCCAACTGTGGAATTTAGAAGAATATCCAGAATTGGCCCAGGGGATGAGAGAGATTGCACAGGCAGAAAATCCCGTGCAATTAAAGCCAATGCAGGCGTTTAAGTTGGAAAGTTTGGGGTTGGTGAAATTGCAGGGGAACGAGTGCGTGCCGAGGTGCGAACTGTATCGACAATATTTTCGATCGCACTTAAGCGCGATCGTGTAA
- a CDS encoding serine hydrolase: MTPKLRWLLPAALSLFSLALPAKADTLTSWHFDPRGNQLNLTTDSGVQPEVKLIANPTRLVIDLPGIVLEYPESPQSYNSAIQQIRVGQFDTGTTRLVIQLTPGYKLDPQKIRVIRESATRWSFQLPNPEQIAGNESFIPTAITRIEQAAGQVTPSVSPGNKINYSTDLVMSTGSEMTAIKPQIESAIEQYRSLSAGMFFLDLDTGNYLDIKGDRVFPAASTIKLPILIAFYQDVDAGKVSLDETLVMKSDLVASGSGTMQDRPNGTRFSIRETVDKMITISDNTATNMIIERLGGIAKLNERFRSWGLTDTRIRNWLGDFQGTNTTSSVDMVKLLAMLSRDKLVSESSREQALELLRNTTTRTLLPSGLGPGAVIADKTGDIGFVVGDAGIIDMPNGKRYLAAIFVKRPYNDPIVRDFVRRISRIVYNYLDQPAARVPDNLR; encoded by the coding sequence ATGACTCCTAAACTGCGATGGCTGTTGCCGGCCGCCCTTAGTCTTTTCTCGCTCGCCCTGCCCGCAAAAGCTGATACACTAACATCTTGGCACTTCGATCCCAGGGGAAATCAGCTCAATTTAACCACAGATTCAGGAGTTCAGCCGGAAGTTAAACTAATTGCTAATCCCACCCGCTTAGTAATTGATTTACCGGGAATAGTCTTGGAATATCCCGAAAGTCCTCAAAGTTACAACTCAGCTATTCAACAAATTAGAGTCGGGCAATTTGACACCGGAACTACCAGGTTAGTCATACAATTAACTCCCGGTTATAAGTTAGACCCGCAAAAAATCCGAGTCATTAGAGAATCTGCCACGCGCTGGTCATTTCAGTTGCCAAATCCCGAGCAAATAGCGGGGAACGAGTCTTTTATACCCACAGCTATTACTCGCATAGAACAAGCAGCAGGTCAAGTTACGCCCTCTGTTTCGCCGGGAAATAAGATAAACTATTCCACTGATTTGGTGATGTCAACAGGCTCGGAAATGACAGCCATCAAGCCTCAAATCGAAAGTGCGATCGAACAGTATAGATCCCTGAGCGCCGGAATGTTTTTTCTGGATTTAGATACAGGCAACTATTTAGATATCAAAGGCGATCGAGTATTTCCGGCCGCCAGTACCATCAAATTACCTATTCTGATTGCTTTTTATCAAGATGTAGACGCGGGCAAAGTTAGCCTAGACGAAACATTAGTTATGAAGTCTGACTTAGTAGCCAGCGGTTCTGGCACTATGCAAGACAGACCAAATGGAACTCGGTTTAGCATCAGAGAAACCGTAGATAAAATGATTACCATCAGCGACAATACAGCCACCAACATGATTATTGAACGTTTGGGGGGAATTGCTAAACTTAACGAGCGTTTTCGCAGTTGGGGATTAACGGACACCCGAATTCGCAATTGGTTGGGAGATTTTCAAGGAACAAATACCACAAGTTCTGTGGATATGGTAAAGTTGCTGGCGATGCTATCTCGCGATAAATTAGTTTCTGAATCGAGTCGGGAACAAGCTTTAGAATTACTGCGGAACACAACAACTAGAACGCTTTTGCCTTCGGGTTTAGGCCCGGGAGCCGTGATTGCTGACAAAACCGGAGATATCGGCTTTGTGGTTGGCGATGCGGGAATTATTGATATGCCCAACGGTAAGCGTTATTTAGCGGCAATATTTGTCAAACGTCCTTACAATGACCCGATTGTGAGAGATTTTGTCCGTCGGATTTCGCGGATTGTTTACAATTATTTAGACCAACCTGCGGCGAGAGTACCGGATAATTTGCGTTGA
- a CDS encoding DUF4342 domain-containing protein gives MNLQKEQQVTILQDETAAAGNSANPTVETPLYASEFAAEEKVRVEEFKISGDSLIGKVKELIQQGKLRRLVIKNSQGRTLADIPLMAGLVGGVAGSVVFPIAAVLATVGAVVAHLTVAIERKE, from the coding sequence ATGAACTTACAAAAAGAACAACAAGTAACAATTCTACAAGACGAAACAGCAGCGGCAGGAAATTCAGCCAACCCAACAGTTGAAACTCCTTTATACGCCTCAGAATTTGCAGCAGAGGAAAAAGTCAGAGTGGAAGAATTTAAGATTAGCGGCGACAGCCTAATTGGTAAAGTCAAAGAACTAATTCAGCAAGGAAAACTCCGCCGCCTCGTCATCAAAAACTCGCAAGGGCGGACTTTGGCAGACATTCCGCTGATGGCGGGATTAGTAGGCGGCGTGGCAGGCTCAGTAGTCTTTCCAATTGCTGCTGTACTTGCTACAGTAGGGGCAGTTGTGGCTCATTTGACTGTAGCCATCGAGCGCAAAGAATAG
- a CDS encoding HNH endonuclease encodes MGNVLVLNASYEPLNITNWRRAVVLLLKGKAEQVEHNGKFIAPNFPLPTVIRLRHYVRVPYKDIPLTRRNILHRDAHSCQYCSYTGDDLTLDHVIPRSRGGGDSWENLVTACVRCNVNKGSRTPKEAGMSLRYPPRKPHSGLYFEVTKHVKSGMHKEWQKYVIGL; translated from the coding sequence ATGGGCAATGTTCTGGTGCTGAACGCCTCCTACGAACCCCTTAACATCACCAATTGGCGAAGGGCGGTAGTTTTGTTGCTGAAAGGAAAAGCAGAACAGGTTGAACACAACGGGAAATTTATTGCGCCAAACTTCCCGCTACCAACTGTGATCCGACTCCGCCATTATGTCCGAGTTCCCTATAAGGATATTCCGCTGACCCGCCGGAACATCTTGCACCGGGATGCACACTCTTGTCAATACTGTAGTTACACGGGGGACGATTTAACTCTCGATCATGTAATTCCCCGATCGCGCGGAGGAGGCGACAGTTGGGAAAACCTCGTCACCGCCTGCGTGCGCTGCAATGTCAATAAAGGCAGCCGCACCCCGAAAGAAGCGGGAATGTCGCTGCGCTATCCGCCTAGGAAACCTCACAGCGGTCTTTATTTTGAAGTCACTAAACACGTTAAGAGCGGTATGCACAAAGAATGGCAAAAATATGTAATAGGCCTTTAA
- a CDS encoding bifunctional oligoribonuclease/PAP phosphatase NrnA, producing the protein MKDHALTNSDGTSGNREGELDTSSEVVPAVSAPGKRRSKAEVASQENRGRLREELHDRKVEQLRQMFDRHKGTRQLILLQDFPDPDALSSAWTYKLIAEQYDIQCEIIYAGALSHQENIALVKLTGLPLQRWTVETLKTKDLSAYQGCAFIDNQGTTCNLTEFILAAGVPIASVIDHHNLQGEMNAEFTDLRPQIRATATIFAEYLQSGLLALDASVSLHIKCATALMHGLRSDTIALRQAQEEDFLAAAYLSRFYDPQLLNAVLQSSRSKWVMDAIERSLKHRTVQNNFSIAGIGYLRYDDRDSIPQAADFLVTEENVHTAVVYGIVHDKDEEIEVVIGSLRTNKLTLDPDEFIKEAFGQDAQGRFFGGGRSQAGGFEIPVGFLSGGNENSDYARHKWEVFDAQIKQKLLKLISPKDNPVYDH; encoded by the coding sequence ATGAAAGACCACGCCCTTACCAATTCCGATGGAACATCTGGCAACCGCGAAGGTGAACTTGATACCAGCAGCGAGGTTGTACCCGCAGTGAGTGCGCCTGGGAAACGGCGCAGCAAAGCCGAAGTTGCTTCCCAAGAGAATCGTGGCCGTCTCCGCGAGGAATTGCACGATCGCAAAGTCGAGCAATTGCGCCAAATGTTCGATCGGCACAAAGGCACTCGCCAGTTAATCTTGCTGCAAGATTTTCCAGACCCCGACGCCCTTTCAAGCGCTTGGACTTACAAATTAATCGCCGAACAGTACGATATCCAATGCGAGATTATCTACGCCGGCGCCCTCAGCCACCAAGAAAATATTGCCTTAGTTAAATTGACAGGGTTGCCGTTGCAGCGCTGGACGGTGGAAACACTAAAAACTAAGGATTTGTCCGCGTATCAGGGCTGTGCTTTCATCGACAACCAAGGGACGACTTGTAACTTAACCGAGTTTATTTTAGCGGCTGGAGTTCCGATCGCCTCCGTCATCGACCACCACAATCTGCAGGGGGAAATGAACGCAGAATTTACCGATTTGCGCCCTCAAATCCGCGCTACAGCCACGATTTTTGCCGAGTATTTACAGTCTGGACTTTTAGCTCTAGACGCCAGCGTCAGTCTGCACATCAAGTGCGCTACAGCTTTGATGCACGGTTTGCGATCGGATACGATCGCCCTCAGACAAGCTCAGGAGGAGGACTTTTTGGCTGCGGCTTATTTGAGCCGGTTTTACGACCCGCAGTTGCTGAATGCCGTGTTACAGTCGTCTCGTTCTAAGTGGGTGATGGACGCGATCGAGCGATCGCTCAAACACCGCACCGTCCAGAACAATTTTTCGATCGCCGGCATCGGCTACCTCCGCTATGACGATCGGGATTCTATTCCCCAAGCGGCGGACTTTTTAGTAACAGAGGAGAACGTACATACAGCCGTTGTTTACGGAATTGTTCACGACAAAGATGAGGAGATTGAAGTAGTAATTGGGTCGCTGCGGACTAATAAACTCACTCTCGACCCCGACGAATTCATTAAAGAAGCCTTCGGACAAGATGCTCAAGGACGCTTTTTTGGCGGTGGCAGAAGTCAAGCAGGAGGTTTTGAAATTCCGGTGGGATTTCTTTCGGGCGGGAATGAGAATAGCGATTATGCAAGGCACAAATGGGAAGTATTCGATGCTCAGATCAAGCAAAAGTTGCTTAAATTAATTAGTCCTAAAGACAATCCTGTTTACGATCATTAA
- a CDS encoding O-acetyl-ADP-ribose deacetylase, with product MKVILGDITKLEVDAIVNAANTSLLGGGGVDGAIHQAAGSELLHECRLLGGCKIGDAKLTKGYNLPARFIIHTVGPVWRGGNHGEPELLAECYRKCMQIAAEQELESLAFPCISTGIYQYPKALAGEIAVKICSEEIQKNGGSPRVIFCCFDRENYEIYERILSNYSLR from the coding sequence ATGAAAGTTATTTTGGGCGACATCACAAAACTGGAAGTTGATGCAATCGTGAATGCTGCAAATACCAGTTTACTTGGGGGTGGTGGAGTAGATGGAGCAATACACCAAGCAGCAGGTTCAGAACTTCTTCATGAGTGCCGATTGCTTGGAGGATGTAAGATTGGGGATGCTAAGCTAACTAAAGGATATAACTTGCCGGCGCGGTTCATCATCCATACAGTAGGGCCAGTATGGCGGGGAGGTAATCATGGAGAACCTGAACTCCTGGCCGAGTGTTACCGCAAGTGTATGCAAATCGCCGCAGAGCAAGAGTTAGAGAGTTTGGCATTTCCTTGCATTAGCACTGGGATTTACCAATATCCTAAAGCTCTAGCAGGTGAGATTGCAGTGAAGATATGCTCAGAAGAAATACAAAAGAATGGTGGTTCTCCAAGAGTAATTTTTTGCTGCTTCGATCGAGAGAATTATGAAATTTATGAAAGGATTCTATCTAACTACAGTCTGAGGTAG
- a CDS encoding TIGR04376 family protein — translation MGLFDDFSRFLETRLEEFLRSNPHLELQAIEEQLKEQEEDTLRLILDIQKQEKKLQAEILSAAQEIQRWNDRINKAKAAQRLDLAQAAQERQAALLRQGNQRWGQMQGCKERIEQAKELYRQIQVRRKEVRAKAAEAATRTTTKTEPNWDTKGWNQSSNYNSFNAADPLEEKFQHWEAQEELDQMKRNIGR, via the coding sequence ATGGGCTTATTTGATGATTTCAGCCGCTTTCTAGAAACCAGATTAGAAGAATTTTTGCGTAGCAATCCCCATCTGGAATTGCAGGCAATAGAAGAACAACTGAAGGAACAAGAAGAAGACACTCTGCGGCTGATTCTCGATATCCAAAAACAAGAGAAAAAACTGCAAGCCGAAATTCTCTCCGCCGCTCAAGAAATTCAGCGTTGGAACGATCGCATCAACAAAGCTAAAGCTGCTCAAAGGCTCGATTTAGCTCAAGCCGCCCAAGAGCGGCAAGCAGCTTTGTTGCGTCAGGGAAATCAGCGCTGGGGTCAAATGCAAGGCTGCAAAGAACGGATTGAACAAGCAAAAGAACTCTACCGCCAAATTCAAGTACGGCGAAAAGAAGTCCGAGCAAAAGCCGCAGAAGCTGCAACTCGAACTACCACTAAAACAGAGCCAAATTGGGATACAAAGGGTTGGAATCAGAGTTCAAATTATAACAGTTTTAATGCGGCAGATCCTTTAGAAGAAAAGTTTCAACACTGGGAAGCTCAGGAAGAACTAGATCAAATGAAGCGGAATATAGGCCGATAG